One window of the Acinetobacter equi genome contains the following:
- a CDS encoding tyrosine-type recombinase/integrase, which produces MKIPKPRKRGEAYYIEIMIDGKRSSATRDTAKECEQWAAQKILEAKANKLAEDQGVKQHYPFKTLFYKYYDEVGKKLRGSIYVKEQLKPFEEKFGALAEMSIHEITPKHLTAWRNKRAKEVGANTLLREMALYSSVFSYAVKELFLLDVNPWTNVKKPVKPKARHRRIRDNEIQLILESLNYSEGQTPTEPDHYVAWAFLFALETAMRRGEILGIQMTDIFDRHVHLPKTKNGDARNVPLTKKALALLDLIEHDGPKLIPQSENAFRLMWERRKAKVGLEDIHFHDARHEAITRFVNNQKLPVEVLAKVTGHKNIKVLVNTYYNPDVNDIADMLDA; this is translated from the coding sequence ATGAAAATACCAAAACCTAGAAAGCGTGGTGAAGCTTATTACATCGAGATCATGATTGATGGAAAACGCTCATCTGCAACTCGTGACACAGCCAAAGAATGTGAACAATGGGCAGCACAAAAAATACTTGAAGCTAAAGCAAATAAATTGGCAGAAGACCAAGGTGTAAAACAGCATTACCCATTTAAAACACTTTTTTATAAATACTACGATGAAGTGGGTAAAAAGCTTCGCGGTTCAATTTATGTAAAAGAACAATTAAAACCATTTGAAGAAAAGTTTGGTGCACTGGCAGAAATGTCGATTCATGAAATTACACCAAAGCATTTAACTGCCTGGAGAAACAAACGAGCAAAAGAAGTGGGAGCGAATACCTTACTTCGTGAAATGGCTTTATATAGTTCTGTTTTTAGTTATGCAGTAAAGGAGCTATTTTTGCTTGATGTGAATCCGTGGACCAATGTCAAAAAACCAGTAAAGCCTAAAGCTCGTCATCGTCGTATTCGAGATAATGAAATACAGTTAATTCTTGAATCATTAAATTACAGTGAAGGGCAGACACCAACTGAACCAGATCATTATGTTGCATGGGCATTTTTATTTGCACTTGAAACAGCAATGCGTCGTGGTGAAATTCTTGGTATTCAAATGACAGATATTTTTGATCGTCATGTACATTTACCAAAAACAAAAAATGGTGATGCTCGTAATGTGCCATTAACTAAAAAGGCATTAGCTCTTTTAGATCTGATTGAACATGATGGACCTAAACTTATTCCACAGTCAGAAAATGCATTTAGATTAATGTGGGAAAGAAGAAAGGCGAAAGTAGGATTAGAAGATATTCATTTTCATGATGCACGACATGAAGCGATTACAAGATTTGTGAATAATCAAAAATTGCCTGTTGAGGTATTAGCGAAAGTGACAGGGCATAAGAACATTAAAGTGTTAGTGAATACTTATTACAATCCTGATGTGAATGATATTGCAGATATGTTGGATGCGTAA
- a CDS encoding class I SAM-dependent methyltransferase gives MPLYSSAIAFTASTWVLNSQNENVVFGDIRTENHILCDGRSLEVSPDVEMDFRNMPFDDGQFKLVVFDPPHLVRAGKQSWLALKYGKLENDWREDLRKGFSECFRVLATDGVLIFKWNETQIKVSEILKLTDQKPLFGHISGKRANTHWMTFIKVERLKEVC, from the coding sequence TTGCCTTTGTATTCTTCGGCAATCGCTTTTACAGCATCAACCTGGGTTTTAAACTCTCAAAATGAAAATGTTGTTTTTGGCGATATTAGAACTGAAAACCATATTCTTTGTGATGGTCGCTCATTAGAAGTTAGTCCAGATGTTGAAATGGACTTTCGTAATATGCCTTTTGATGATGGCCAATTTAAATTAGTCGTTTTTGATCCGCCACACTTAGTACGTGCAGGCAAGCAATCTTGGTTGGCCCTGAAATATGGAAAGCTTGAAAATGATTGGCGTGAAGATTTAAGAAAAGGCTTTTCAGAATGTTTCCGTGTGTTGGCCACTGATGGTGTTTTGATTTTTAAATGGAATGAAACTCAAATTAAGGTTTCTGAAATTTTAAAGCTAACAGATCAAAAACCTTTGTTTGGCCACATTAGTGGAAAACGTGCCAATACACATTGGATGACATTTATAAAGGTGGAACGTTTGAAGGAGGTTTGTTGA
- a CDS encoding carbon starvation CstA family protein, with protein MDSVQQKSSMASKIIWLLVAILGAVSFGILAISRGEHVNAVWLILAAACVYSIAYRFYSLFIANKVFELNERRLTPAHRMNDGLDYVPTNKSVLFGHHFAAIAGAGPLVGPILAAQMGYLPGTIWLLVGVVLAGAVQDFLVLFISTRRDGRSLGEMAKQELGSFAGIIVMLGALGVMIIILAVLALVVVKALTNSPWGVFSIAATVPIAIFMGIYMRYIRPGRIAEVSIIGFVLMMAGIIYGGDVAQHPYWGPFFTLSGTELTWWLIGYGFVASVLPVWLLLAPRDYLSTFLKIGVIAGLAIGILFAMPEMKMPAITQFVDGTGPVFAGSLFPFLFITIACGAISGFHALVSSGTTPKLVNNEKDIRMIGYGGMLMESFVAIMALVCATILDPGVYFAINSPAALLGTTVESAAEAVRNLGFVVTPEALTLLAQEVGENSILSRTGGAPTFAIGMAHIITEIFNSREMMAFWYHFAILFEALFILTAVDAGTRACRFMVQDTVGIVIPAVKNSHNLFGNMLGTAVAVAGWGFFVYQGVVDPLGGINSLWPLFGIGNQILAAMALILGTVILFKMKKQKYVWVTIIPTVFLFITSMTAGWQKIFHENPKIGFLAQADRFSDAIARGEILKPATSMAEMQNIVLSNQINAALCAFFMIVAVVMLIAAIGVIRRALANPEPSVNEAEAIYVDPAELEPPKAAH; from the coding sequence GCTACTTGTCGCTATATTAGGTGCCGTATCATTTGGAATACTAGCGATTAGCCGAGGAGAGCATGTAAATGCCGTTTGGTTAATTTTAGCTGCAGCTTGTGTTTATAGTATTGCTTATCGGTTCTATAGTTTATTTATTGCCAATAAAGTTTTTGAATTAAATGAACGTCGTTTAACACCAGCCCATCGTATGAATGATGGTTTAGATTATGTTCCAACAAATAAAAGTGTTTTATTTGGGCACCACTTTGCCGCTATTGCAGGTGCTGGTCCCTTGGTTGGTCCAATTTTAGCTGCACAAATGGGTTATTTGCCTGGAACAATCTGGCTGTTGGTTGGTGTTGTTTTAGCAGGTGCAGTTCAAGACTTTTTAGTTCTTTTTATTTCGACTCGTCGAGATGGTCGTTCATTAGGTGAAATGGCAAAACAAGAGCTAGGTTCTTTTGCTGGAATTATCGTTATGCTTGGTGCACTAGGCGTGATGATTATCATTTTAGCGGTACTTGCACTTGTGGTTGTAAAGGCATTAACAAATAGCCCGTGGGGTGTATTTAGTATTGCAGCAACAGTACCAATTGCAATTTTTATGGGCATTTATATGCGATATATTCGCCCAGGTCGAATTGCAGAAGTTTCTATCATTGGTTTCGTTCTGATGATGGCAGGTATTATTTACGGTGGAGATGTAGCACAACATCCTTACTGGGGACCATTCTTTACATTATCAGGTACAGAGTTAACTTGGTGGTTAATTGGATATGGTTTCGTTGCATCAGTATTACCCGTTTGGTTGTTATTGGCTCCGCGTGATTACTTATCTACATTCTTAAAAATTGGTGTCATTGCGGGTCTTGCAATTGGTATTTTATTTGCAATGCCAGAAATGAAAATGCCAGCCATTACTCAATTTGTGGATGGTACAGGTCCTGTTTTTGCTGGTTCATTATTCCCATTCTTATTTATTACAATTGCCTGTGGTGCTATTTCAGGTTTCCACGCCTTGGTTTCTTCTGGAACAACGCCAAAACTTGTGAATAACGAAAAAGATATTCGCATGATTGGTTATGGCGGTATGTTAATGGAATCTTTTGTTGCAATTATGGCTTTAGTCTGTGCAACAATTTTAGATCCAGGTGTATATTTTGCGATTAACTCCCCAGCAGCATTATTAGGTACAACCGTTGAGTCTGCAGCAGAAGCGGTAAGAAATTTAGGTTTTGTAGTAACACCTGAAGCATTAACTTTACTTGCCCAAGAGGTTGGTGAAAACTCAATTTTATCTCGTACTGGTGGTGCACCGACCTTTGCAATTGGTATGGCGCATATCATTACTGAGATATTTAACAGCCGTGAAATGATGGCATTTTGGTACCACTTTGCCATTTTATTTGAAGCATTATTTATTTTAACAGCTGTAGATGCTGGTACTCGTGCATGCCGTTTTATGGTGCAAGATACTGTTGGTATTGTGATTCCTGCTGTAAAAAATTCACATAACCTTTTTGGTAATATGTTGGGTACAGCTGTAGCAGTTGCTGGATGGGGCTTCTTTGTTTATCAAGGTGTGGTTGATCCATTAGGCGGTATTAATAGCTTATGGCCACTCTTTGGTATTGGTAACCAAATTCTTGCAGCAATGGCATTGATTTTGGGTACAGTAATTCTATTCAAAATGAAAAAGCAGAAATATGTTTGGGTTACTATTATTCCGACAGTATTCTTATTTATTACTTCAATGACAGCGGGTTGGCAGAAAATTTTCCACGAAAATCCAAAAATTGGTTTCTTAGCACAAGCAGATCGTTTCTCTGATGCTATTGCTCGTGGTGAAATTTTGAAACCAGCAACTTCAATGGCCGAAATGCAAAATATTGTATTATCAAATCAAATTAATGCAGCATTATGTGCATTCTTTATGATTGTAGCTGTAGTTATGCTAATTGCTGCAATTGGAGTTATTCGCCGTGCACTTGCAAATCCTGAACCATCAGTAAATGAAGCAGAAGCTATTTATGTTGATCCTGCTGAATTAGAGCCACCAAAAGCAGCTCATTAA
- a CDS encoding phage major capsid protein, with product MAHNDKITAEAKAQADDALTKLNETKSQLQDLAQKMSRRQNDGDPEVKSGGREFVESAEYKAAAESEFKGITRRELKNTIGTTEVAGNIQPTNLGLILPNQQRLTIRDLLAGGKMSGNSLEYVQEAGFTNNAAVVAEKGNKPESAITFEDKDAKAVVIAHWLKVTTQMLSDAPALESYINNRLRHGLDIKLENQILKGDGTSGNIAGLLTQATEYAPPAGVTGANMFDVLRYAMLQVVLADDYANGHVLNPIDWAIMETTKDENGRYLIGDPQSKAVPTLWGLPVVQTQAMDAGSFLTGAFNTAAQYFERWGASVQLGLTGDDFTSNKRTILAETRGALAVYRPESLIYGSYVPSP from the coding sequence ATGGCTCACAACGACAAAATTACAGCTGAAGCAAAAGCCCAAGCTGATGATGCCTTAACAAAACTGAATGAAACTAAAAGCCAGTTGCAAGATTTGGCTCAAAAAATGTCACGTCGACAAAATGATGGTGATCCTGAAGTTAAATCAGGTGGTCGTGAATTTGTTGAAAGTGCTGAATATAAAGCTGCAGCTGAATCGGAATTTAAAGGTATTACTCGTCGTGAGCTTAAAAATACGATTGGTACCACTGAAGTGGCAGGGAATATTCAACCAACTAATCTTGGTTTGATTTTACCAAATCAACAGCGTTTAACAATTCGTGATCTGCTTGCTGGTGGGAAAATGTCTGGCAACTCTCTTGAATATGTTCAGGAAGCTGGCTTTACCAATAATGCAGCAGTGGTAGCTGAAAAAGGCAATAAACCTGAATCTGCAATCACTTTTGAAGACAAAGACGCAAAAGCTGTTGTAATTGCTCATTGGTTAAAGGTCACTACTCAGATGCTGAGTGACGCTCCTGCGCTTGAGTCATACATTAACAACCGTTTACGTCATGGACTTGATATTAAACTTGAAAATCAAATCCTTAAAGGTGATGGGACATCAGGGAATATCGCAGGTCTTCTAACACAAGCCACTGAATACGCTCCTCCTGCTGGTGTCACTGGTGCCAATATGTTTGATGTGTTGCGCTACGCGATGCTTCAAGTTGTTTTAGCGGATGATTATGCAAATGGTCATGTTCTTAACCCTATCGATTGGGCAATCATGGAGACCACTAAAGATGAAAATGGACGCTATTTGATTGGTGATCCTCAATCTAAAGCAGTTCCTACGCTTTGGGGCTTGCCAGTGGTCCAAACTCAAGCGATGGATGCTGGTAGTTTCTTGACAGGAGCATTTAATACTGCTGCTCAATACTTTGAGCGTTGGGGAGCGTCTGTGCAGCTAGGATTGACTGGTGATGATTTCACATCAAACAAACGTACAATCCTTGCTGAAACTCGTGGTGCATTAGCTGTGTATCGTCCTGAATCATTAATCTATGGTTCTTATGTTCCTAGTCCTTAA
- a CDS encoding YbdD/YjiX family protein, translating into MNLKFAKNGKAVIYKIIKMTIMSQKDLILNPKNWSRIATLWQRLQQSFRLMVGVPDYQNYLEHMKKHHPDLEAMDAKTFYRYCVDSRYPSAGSSMKKCPC; encoded by the coding sequence ATGAACCTTAAGTTTGCAAAAAATGGAAAGGCTGTAATTTATAAAATCATTAAGATGACCATTATGTCGCAAAAAGACCTAATTCTAAATCCAAAGAATTGGTCTAGAATTGCAACATTGTGGCAACGACTACAGCAAAGTTTTCGTTTAATGGTTGGTGTTCCTGATTATCAAAATTATTTGGAACATATGAAAAAACATCATCCTGACTTAGAAGCAATGGATGCAAAAACATTCTATCGTTATTGCGTGGATAGTCGTTATCCAAGTGCAGGCAGTAGTATGAAAAAATGTCCATGCTAA